The following coding sequences are from one Streptomyces angustmyceticus window:
- a CDS encoding anthranilate synthase family protein: MHREPPAAPDAAALVRRLLDPACPPFALLHRRTPGREAASPTVEILIGEVEEVGRLADIPLGEGVPDAPVTDALALIPFRQIRERGFRAHDDGTPLAVLRPRESAELPLDDMLAALPAQEVRVRDGAFDVDDDAYAEIVGRVVRDEIGTGEGANFVIRRTFEGTVEDFSAAGALALFRRLLAGERGAYWTYVVHRPGVRTLVGASPEVHVRMTGGRGGPGEPGDGGRAAGTVVMNPISGTYRYPEGGPTAESLLAFLADRKEAEELSMVVDEELKMMCTVGDRGGVVIGPRLKEMAHLAHTEYELRGRSTLDVREVLKETMFAATVTGSPVQNACRVIERYEPVDGDGRGRGYYAGALALLGRDAGGAQTLDSPILIRTADISADGRLRVPVGATLVRASDPRGEVAETHAKAAGVLSALGVRPAPARGPAGGRGQRLADDPRVRSALDARRDGLAPFWLRLQTTAPIAELSGHALVIDAEDTFTAMLAHLLRTSGLDVTVRRFDEPGLREAALAHPGPVVLGPGPGDPSDATDPKMRFLRSLTAELLAGHRSGCPEGLLGVCLGHELIAAELGLEIVRKDVPYQGAQERIDFFGRPETVGFYNTFTARCDDRTRTELAMHRVELSRDADTGEVHALRGPGFAGVQFHPESVLTLDGASVTAQLLAAVLV, from the coding sequence ATGCACCGCGAGCCCCCCGCCGCCCCGGACGCCGCCGCACTCGTCCGGCGGCTGCTCGACCCCGCCTGCCCGCCGTTCGCCCTGCTCCACCGCCGTACGCCCGGACGGGAGGCGGCCTCCCCCACCGTCGAGATACTGATCGGCGAGGTCGAGGAGGTCGGGCGGCTGGCGGACATCCCGCTGGGCGAGGGGGTGCCGGACGCGCCGGTGACCGACGCGCTCGCGCTGATCCCGTTCCGGCAGATCCGCGAGCGCGGCTTCCGGGCCCACGACGACGGCACGCCGCTGGCCGTGCTGCGCCCCCGCGAGAGCGCCGAGCTGCCGCTCGACGACATGCTGGCGGCGCTGCCCGCGCAGGAGGTGCGGGTGCGGGACGGGGCGTTCGACGTGGACGACGACGCCTACGCGGAGATCGTCGGGCGGGTGGTGCGGGACGAGATCGGCACCGGTGAGGGCGCCAACTTCGTCATCCGCAGGACGTTCGAGGGCACGGTCGAGGACTTCTCGGCGGCCGGCGCGCTGGCGCTGTTCCGGCGGCTGCTGGCCGGTGAGCGCGGCGCGTACTGGACGTATGTGGTGCACCGCCCCGGGGTGCGCACCCTGGTCGGCGCCAGCCCCGAGGTGCACGTGCGGATGACCGGGGGCAGGGGCGGCCCCGGTGAGCCCGGGGACGGCGGGCGGGCGGCCGGGACGGTCGTGATGAACCCGATCAGCGGCACCTACCGCTACCCGGAGGGCGGCCCCACCGCCGAGAGCCTGCTGGCGTTCCTCGCCGACCGCAAGGAGGCCGAGGAACTGTCGATGGTGGTGGACGAGGAACTGAAGATGATGTGCACCGTCGGCGACCGGGGCGGGGTGGTGATCGGGCCCCGGCTCAAGGAGATGGCGCACCTCGCGCACACCGAGTACGAGCTGCGCGGCCGCTCCACCCTCGATGTGCGCGAGGTGCTCAAGGAGACGATGTTCGCGGCGACGGTGACCGGGTCGCCGGTGCAGAACGCCTGCCGGGTGATCGAGCGGTACGAGCCGGTGGACGGCGACGGGCGGGGCCGCGGCTACTACGCGGGGGCGCTGGCGCTCCTCGGGCGGGACGCGGGCGGCGCGCAGACGCTGGACTCGCCGATCCTGATCCGTACCGCCGACATCTCCGCCGACGGCCGGCTGCGGGTGCCGGTCGGCGCCACCCTCGTCCGCGCCTCCGACCCGCGCGGCGAGGTCGCCGAGACGCACGCCAAGGCCGCGGGGGTGCTGAGCGCGCTGGGGGTGCGGCCGGCGCCCGCGCGCGGGCCGGCCGGGGGCCGCGGGCAGCGGCTGGCCGACGACCCCCGGGTGCGGTCCGCGCTGGACGCCCGCCGCGACGGCCTCGCGCCCTTCTGGCTGCGGCTGCAGACGACCGCGCCGATCGCCGAGCTGAGCGGGCACGCGCTGGTGATCGACGCGGAGGACACCTTCACCGCGATGCTGGCGCATCTGCTGCGCACCTCCGGGCTGGACGTCACCGTGCGCCGCTTCGACGAGCCGGGGCTGCGCGAGGCGGCCCTCGCGCACCCGGGTCCGGTCGTGCTGGGCCCGGGGCCGGGCGACCCGTCGGACGCCACCGATCCCAAGATGCGTTTCCTGCGGTCGCTGACCGCCGAGCTGCTCGCCGGGCACCGCTCCGGGTGTCCCGAGGGCCTGCTCGGGGTCTGCCTCGGGCACGAACTCATCGCCGCCGAGCTGGGGTTGGAGATCGTCCGCAAGGACGTGCCCTACCAGGGCGCGCAGGAGCGGATCGACTTCTTCGGGCGTCCGGAGACGGTCGGCTTCTACAACACCTTCACGGCCCGCTGCGACGACCGCACCCGGACGGAACTCGCCATGCACCGCGTGGAGTTGAGCCGGGACGCGGACACCGGGGAGGTGCACGCGCTGCGCGGTCCGGGCTTCGCCGGTGTGCAGTTCCACCCGGAGTCGGTGCTGACCTTGGACGGCGCCTCGGTCACCGCGCAGTTGCTGGCAGCTGTCCTCGTGTGA
- the bfr gene encoding bacterioferritin — protein sequence MQGDPEVIEFLNEQLTAELTAINQYFLHAKMQENFGWTKLAKYTRSESFDEMKHAEILTDRILFLEALPNYQRLFHVRVGQTVTEMFQADRQIEIEAIDRLKRGVELMRNKGDITSANIFEDILADEEHHIDYLDTQLELVEKLGEALYIAQVIEQPS from the coding sequence ATGCAGGGCGACCCCGAGGTCATTGAATTCCTCAATGAGCAGCTGACCGCCGAGCTCACCGCGATCAATCAGTACTTCCTGCACGCCAAGATGCAGGAGAACTTCGGCTGGACGAAGCTCGCGAAGTACACCCGCTCAGAGTCCTTCGACGAGATGAAGCACGCAGAGATCCTGACGGACCGGATTCTCTTCCTCGAGGCTCTGCCGAATTACCAGCGGCTGTTCCACGTACGGGTGGGGCAGACCGTCACGGAGATGTTCCAGGCCGACCGGCAGATCGAGATCGAGGCCATCGACCGGCTCAAGCGGGGCGTCGAGCTGATGCGCAACAAGGGCGACATCACCTCGGCGAACATCTTCGAGGACATCCTCGCGGACGAGGAGCACCACATCGACTATCTCGACACCCAGCTGGAGCTGGTGGAGAAGCTCGGTGAGGCGCTCTACATCGCCCAGGTCATCGAGCAGCCGAGCTGA
- a CDS encoding class II 3-deoxy-7-phosphoheptulonate synthase, whose amino-acid sequence MTVNAETHAGGHTWRDLPAAQQPDWPDQKALRDVIAELESYPPLVFAGECDQLRERLGAVARGEAFLLQGGDCAEAFDGVSAEHIRNKLKTLLQMGAVLTYAGSVPVVKVGRIAGQYSKPRSKPTETRDGVTLPTYRGDSVNGFEFTEAARIPDPERLKRMYHASAATLNLVRAFTTGGYADLRQVHAWNQDFVKSSPSGQRYEALAREIDRAMNFMNACGVDPEEFKTVEFFSSHEALILDYESSLTRTDSRTGNLYDVSGHMVWIGERTRQLDGAHIEFASRIRNPLGVKLGPTTTPEDALTLIERLDPEREPGRLTFITRMGADKVRDKLPELVEKVTASGAQVAWICDPMHGNTFEAASGHKTRRFDDVLDEVKGFFEVHKSLGTHPGGIHVELTGDDVTECVGGGDEIFVDDLHQRYETACDPRLNRSQSLDLAFLVAEMYRDQ is encoded by the coding sequence GTGACCGTGAACGCTGAAACCCACGCCGGTGGACACACCTGGCGAGACCTGCCCGCGGCGCAGCAGCCTGACTGGCCGGACCAAAAGGCTCTGCGCGATGTGATCGCGGAGCTCGAGTCCTATCCGCCGCTCGTCTTCGCGGGCGAGTGCGACCAGCTGCGCGAGCGCCTGGGAGCGGTCGCCCGTGGTGAGGCGTTCCTGCTTCAGGGCGGCGACTGCGCGGAGGCCTTCGACGGCGTATCCGCCGAGCACATCCGCAACAAGCTCAAGACGCTCCTCCAGATGGGCGCCGTCCTGACCTACGCCGGGTCCGTCCCGGTGGTGAAGGTCGGCCGGATCGCCGGCCAGTACAGCAAGCCGCGCTCCAAGCCCACCGAGACCCGCGACGGGGTGACGCTGCCGACCTACCGCGGCGACTCCGTCAACGGCTTCGAGTTCACCGAGGCGGCCCGGATCCCGGACCCCGAGCGGCTCAAGCGGATGTACCACGCCTCCGCGGCGACCCTCAACCTCGTGCGCGCCTTCACCACGGGCGGCTACGCCGACCTGCGGCAGGTGCACGCCTGGAACCAGGACTTCGTGAAGTCCTCGCCCTCCGGACAGCGCTACGAGGCGCTGGCCCGCGAGATCGACCGCGCGATGAACTTCATGAACGCCTGCGGGGTGGACCCGGAGGAGTTCAAGACGGTGGAGTTCTTCTCCTCGCACGAGGCCCTGATCCTGGACTACGAGTCGTCGCTGACCCGCACCGACTCGCGCACCGGCAACCTCTACGACGTCTCCGGCCACATGGTCTGGATCGGCGAGCGCACCCGTCAGCTCGACGGCGCGCACATCGAGTTCGCCTCGCGCATCCGCAACCCCCTCGGCGTCAAGCTCGGCCCGACGACGACGCCCGAGGACGCGCTGACGCTCATCGAGCGCCTCGACCCGGAGCGGGAGCCGGGCCGGCTGACCTTCATCACCCGCATGGGAGCGGACAAGGTCCGCGACAAGCTCCCCGAGCTGGTCGAGAAGGTCACCGCCTCCGGCGCGCAGGTCGCCTGGATCTGCGACCCGATGCACGGCAACACCTTCGAGGCGGCCTCCGGTCACAAGACCCGGCGCTTCGACGACGTGCTGGACGAGGTCAAGGGCTTCTTCGAGGTCCACAAGAGCCTCGGCACCCACCCGGGCGGCATCCACGTCGAGCTGACCGGTGACGACGTCACCGAGTGCGTGGGCGGCGGCGACGAGATCTTCGTCGACGACCTCCACCAGCGCTACGAGACCGCCTGCGACCCGCGGCTCAACCGCAGCCAGTCGCTCGACCTGGCCTTCCTGGTGGCGGAGATGTACCGCGACCAGTGA
- a CDS encoding (2Fe-2S)-binding protein: MYVCSCFGITEQQVREHADTGACTPRQIASACKAGTDCGGCVKRIQSLLGRGACPRRELIDTGAPEPLGAEADAVGPAALSEAA; this comes from the coding sequence GTGTACGTCTGCTCCTGCTTCGGGATCACCGAGCAGCAGGTCCGTGAGCACGCGGACACGGGCGCCTGCACGCCCCGGCAGATCGCCTCCGCCTGCAAGGCCGGCACCGACTGCGGTGGCTGCGTCAAGCGCATCCAGTCCCTGCTCGGCCGGGGTGCCTGCCCCCGCCGGGAGCTCATCGACACCGGCGCGCCCGAGCCGCTGGGCGCGGAGGCGGACGCCGTGGGGCCCGCGGCGCTCTCGGAGGCCGCGTAG